In Quercus lobata isolate SW786 chromosome 12, ValleyOak3.0 Primary Assembly, whole genome shotgun sequence, a genomic segment contains:
- the LOC115971467 gene encoding tRNA (guanine-N(7)-)-methyltransferase non-catalytic subunit wdr4: MEETLIEEGETNKDIEVAPALLAVHPTQKSVAVAVGSDLRVFDFQGVSAVSLVDDTSGPFHKDSIRAIRYSADGYLFVSAGDDKVVKIWSTESWCCICTVPSEKRVSAVALSNDSLYVCFADKFGVVWVVDLDGFDGNQMLVNKKAAPLLAHYCSIITSLEFSPDGRFVISADRDFKIRVTVFPKKPLDGAHEIQSFCLGHTEFVSCLDFVFTSDYPQGFLVSGSGDSTVRLWDISSGSLLDTCEVGAKAELLESNGKEEECNLAVTDLCTFRDGTLIAVATQSLQGIVLLSCDLSTRTLSITRLVSIMGEAFIPTSLGMSSSAGLLWMVTGVSNLHGFDNPPLARVRIISGFEKSSPGDPTILEDNEILGGDRLLEKLQGSVSVEGKVFLAAAEAVKTAMSNLLVKKQYSTEKREFRKRARNDRKIKQ; this comes from the exons atggaagaaaCTCTGATCGAAGAGGGAGAGACCAACAAAGATATAGAGGTCGCTCCGGCTCTTTTAGCGGTTCACCCGACCCAGAAATCCGTTGCCGTCGCTGTCGGGTCGGACCTTCGCGTCTTCGATTTCCA AGGGGTTAGTGCAGTTTCTTTGGTGGATGATACCAGCGGGCCCTTTCATAAGGATTCCATAAGAGCTATTCGTTATAGTGCCGATGGTTATCTCTTTGTATCTGCAGGGGATGATAAAGTTGTGAAGATATGGTCCACGGAGTCTTGGTGCTGCATTTGTACTGT GCCCTCTGAGAAAAGAGTGAGTGCAGTTGCCCTGAGCAATGACAGTTTGTATGTATGCTTTGCTGACAAATTTGGCGTTGTTTGGGTTGTGGACCTAGATGGCTTTGATGGCAATCAAATGTTAGTCAATAAGAAGGCAGCACCATTGCTTGCTCACTACTGTAGCATTATCACTAGCCTG GAATTTTCACCAGATGGGAGGTTTGTTATTAGTGCTGATCGGGATTTCAAAATTCGT GTTACTGTGTTTCCAAAGAAACCTTTAGATGGAGCTCATGAGATACAAAGTTTTTGCCTTGGTCATACTGA ATTTGTATCCTGccttgattttgttttcacttcaGATTACCCCCAGGGTTTTCTTGTCTCTGGAAGTGGTGATTCAACA GTTCGCTTGTGGGATATATCCTCTGGATCTCTCCTTGATACCTGTGAAGTTGGAGCAAAG GCAGAGCTTTTAGAGTCTAATGGAAAAGAAGAGGAGTGCAATCTGGCTGTTACCGATCTATGCACCTTCCGAGATGGTACACTGATTGCAGTGGCCACTCAAAG CTTGCAAGGAATAGTATTGTTGAGCTGTGACCTCTCCACTCGAACTCTTTCAATAACAAGG TTAGTTTCAATAATGGGTGAGGCCTTCATTCCAACAAGCCTAGGGATGAGCTCTTCTGCCGGATTATTGTGGATGGTGACAGGTGTCTCTAACTTGCATGGTTTCGATAACCCTCCTTTGGCCCGTGTGAGGATCATCTCAGGTTTTGAGAAAAGTAGTCCTGGTGATCCAACCATCTTGGAAGATAATGAGATTCTTGGCGGAGATAGACTGCTTGAGAAGTTGCAAGGAAGTGTGTCAGTGGAGGGAAAAGTTTTCCTGGCAGCTGCTGAGGCTGTGAAAACAGCAATGAGCAATTTGTTAGTTAAAAAGCAGTACTCTACAGAGAAACGAGAATTTAGAAAGAGGGCAagaaatgatagaaaaattAAACAGTGA
- the LOC115972408 gene encoding F-box/kelch-repeat protein SKIP30, which yields MSELIEGLPDAVALRCLARVPFYLHPRLELVSHSWRAAIRSSELFKARQEVGATEDLLCVCAFEPENLWQLYDPLHDLWITLPVLPSKIRHLAHFGAVSTAGKLFVLGGGSDAVDPLTGDQDGSFATNEVWSYDPVTRQWSPRASMLLPRSMFACCVLDGKIVVAGGFTSCRKSVSQAEIYDPEKDIWIPIPDLHRTHNSACSGVVIGGKVHVLHKGLSTVQVLDDARLGWTVEDSGGLQGPMAVVKGAFYLMSHGVIFKQDGKKVVVSASEFRRRIGFAMIGLGDEIYFIGGVLGPDRWNWDIEPMSDVDVLMVGSERPTWRQAAPMTRCRGTIFGCTQLVI from the coding sequence ATGTCTGAGCTGATTGAAGGACTTCCTGACGCTGTTGCCCTGAGGTGCCTTGCACGGGTTCCCTTCTACCTCCATCCTAGGTTGGAGCTTGTTTCTCATTCGTGGAGAGCTGCTATCCGTAGCTCCGAACTATTTAAAGCTAGACAGGAGGTTGGAGCAACAGAGGATCTATTGTGCGTGTGTGCTTTTGAGCCTGAAAATTTATGGCAGCTTTATGACCCTCTCCATGACCTTTGGATTACGCTCCCTGTTCTCCCCTCCAAAATTAGGCACCTTGCCCACTTCGGTGCTGTTTCCACTGCTGGAAAGTTGTTTGTGCTTGGTGGTGGCAGTGATGCTGTTGACCCCTTGACTGGTGACCAAGATGGGAGCTTTGCTACCAATGAGGTATGGTCATATGACCCTGTGACTCGACAATGGTCCCCTCGCGCATCTATGCTTTTACCTCGTTCTATGTTTGCATGCTGTGTTTTGGATGGAAAAATTGTTGTTGCTGGTGGTTTCACCAGCTGCAGAAAATCAGTTTCTCAAGCAGAAATATATGATCCAGAGAAGGATATATGGATTCCAATACCTGATCTCCACCGCACCCACAATTCAGCTTGTTCAGGGGTGGTGATTGGAGGCAAAGTTCATGTCTTACACAAGGGGTTATCAACAGTCCAAGTCTTGGATGATGCAAGGCTTGGATGGACGGTTGAGGATTCTGGTGGTCTCCAAGGCCCAATGGCAGTTGTTAAGGGTGCGTTCTATTTAATGAGTCATGGAGTAATCTTCAAGCAGGATGGGAAAAAGGTGGTTGTATCAGCATCTGAGTTTCGTCGGAGAATTGGGTTTGCAATGATTGGGCTGGGAGatgagatttattttattggagGAGTTCTTGGCCCTGACCGGTGGAACTGGGACATTGAGCCAATGTCTGATGTTGATGTACTGATGGTAGGGAGTGAGAGACCAACTTGGCGCCAGGCAGCTCCGATGACAAGGTGCCGTGGAACTATTTTTGGGTGTACACAGCTGGTAATTTAG